One Candidatus Dormiibacterota bacterium DNA segment encodes these proteins:
- the secE gene encoding preprotein translocase subunit SecE, translating into MNWWTRARTFLVEVRSELKRTSWPSWIEVRGTTTVVIVTVFVFALFLWIVDTVLFHMVSWVFTHAG; encoded by the coding sequence GAACTGGTGGACGAGGGCACGGACGTTCCTGGTCGAGGTACGGTCGGAGCTGAAGCGCACTTCGTGGCCGTCCTGGATCGAAGTGCGCGGCACGACGACCGTCGTCATCGTGACCGTCTTCGTCTTCGCGCTGTTCCTGTGGATCGTGGACACCGTGCTGTTCCACATGGTCAGCTGGGTCTTCACGCACGCAGGTTGA